From one Microbacter margulisiae genomic stretch:
- a CDS encoding cold shock domain-containing protein, whose amino-acid sequence MSVNKREIEKKKEQKKIEKQKRKENRKISSGSKSFDDMIAYVDENGVITSTPPDPSRIKGIDIETIAISTPKREEQEEIALKGRVEHFNGDKGYGFIKNLSSTEKYFFHISGAPATIAVGDLVTFELEQGPKGMNAVKITIIKEEN is encoded by the coding sequence ATTTCCGTGAATAAGAGAGAAATAGAAAAAAAGAAAGAACAGAAAAAGATAGAAAAGCAAAAACGCAAAGAGAACCGTAAAATCAGCAGCGGGAGTAAATCGTTTGATGATATGATTGCGTATGTGGATGAAAATGGAGTTATTACCAGTACGCCTCCGGACCCGAGTAGAATAAAGGGAATAGATATAGAAACCATAGCAATTTCCACGCCCAAAAGGGAAGAACAAGAGGAAATTGCGCTGAAAGGTCGTGTGGAACACTTCAACGGGGATAAAGGTTATGGCTTTATAAAGAACCTCAGCAGTACGGAGAAATATTTTTTTCATATTAGCGGTGCCCCGGCGACTATTGCTGTAGGAGATCTGGTTACTTTTGAATTGGAACAAGGCCCAAAAGGTATGAATGCCGTAAAAATCACCATTATAAAAGAAGAGAATTAA
- a CDS encoding RNA recognition motif domain-containing protein: protein MNIYVANLSYNTTSDSLQELFENYGEVSSANIIKDRETGRSRGFGFIEMPSESEGQMAIDELHETNFEGKTINVSIARPRPERTSNDYGNRGGNGGGYNRRRY, encoded by the coding sequence ATGAACATTTATGTTGCAAATCTAAGCTACAACACAACAAGTGATAGCTTACAGGAATTATTTGAAAATTACGGAGAAGTGTCTTCCGCTAATATTATTAAGGATAGAGAAACGGGAAGATCCCGCGGTTTTGGGTTTATTGAAATGCCCAGCGAATCAGAAGGCCAAATGGCTATTGACGAACTGCACGAAACCAATTTTGAAGGAAAAACGATCAATGTAAGTATTGCTCGTCCCAGACCTGAAAGAACCAGCAATGATTATGGCAATCGTGGCGGAAACGGAGGCGGATATAACAGAAGGCGGTACTAA
- a CDS encoding DUF3316 domain-containing protein gives MWRIYLLGSILLLCTSWQGMSQDAPNATMTSAWTIGYGHLNLLDEYLSPLVYSGSILRGDYQSMHYLSLKTTHVSLQWSMMSSIGMVHNPAATNSIFYFSLEPGVGIHYHFRPAPNLKILAGGIWNIFFANKYSFSNGNNPYSADLSTRLNASAIAQYDWHIGRLPVVLHYNVTIPLIGAMFVPQYGESYYEIFTLKQRANIIHLATPANYLAIQNALSADFVFKSWTLRAAFYHDYDKHHANDLHFETMQTSFSIGAVVNFAVFDHGKRKMPNNYHDINQ, from the coding sequence ATGTGGCGCATTTACCTGCTGGGGTCCATCCTTTTGCTATGCACATCGTGGCAAGGAATGTCGCAAGATGCTCCCAATGCTACCATGACGAGCGCATGGACAATAGGATATGGCCATCTTAACTTACTGGATGAATATCTTTCTCCCCTTGTCTATTCCGGATCGATTCTTCGCGGCGACTATCAGTCCATGCATTATCTGTCGTTAAAAACAACACATGTGTCGCTACAGTGGTCTATGATGTCGTCAATAGGGATGGTACATAACCCGGCAGCAACCAACTCCATTTTCTATTTTTCGCTGGAACCCGGCGTCGGCATTCATTATCATTTCCGTCCTGCACCTAACCTAAAGATTCTGGCAGGAGGCATCTGGAACATTTTCTTTGCCAACAAATACAGCTTTTCTAACGGGAATAATCCCTATTCCGCAGATCTTTCCACCAGACTCAATGCCTCCGCTATCGCCCAGTATGACTGGCACATTGGCAGGCTGCCCGTCGTGTTGCATTATAACGTAACGATTCCTTTGATTGGAGCGATGTTTGTGCCACAATACGGTGAGTCATATTATGAAATTTTTACCCTCAAGCAAAGGGCGAACATCATCCATCTGGCAACACCTGCCAATTATCTGGCTATCCAGAATGCACTTTCGGCAGATTTTGTGTTCAAGAGCTGGACACTGCGTGCCGCTTTTTACCATGACTATGACAAGCATCACGCAAACGACCTCCATTTCGAAACTATGCAAACTTCGTTTTCAATTGGAGCTGTCGTAAACTTCGCCGTATTTGATCATGGGAAACGGAAAATGCCAAACAATTACCATGATATCAACCAATAA
- a CDS encoding S41 family peptidase, whose product MISTNKITYARSCIRALKGIAVTVMAISFSACQMTVSTPKDIYDYTTNFNALWNIMDQHYCFFTTKHINWDSIGTVYRHRLETMDTLNDVTFFNLCGNMLNELKDGHVNLTAPFNMSRYWAWFQDYPANFNSNIIFSNRYLGSNYRIAGGFDYNVIPNTRVGYIYYPDFTDSFSNANLSYIIASLSKCDGLIIDVRDNSGGTLTYAEAIASRFTTKTMKYGYISHKTGPGHDDFSTPEAEYITPYATTSVIDNWVTKPVVVLTNRLCYSATNEFVSMMKELPNVTIIGDQTGGGGGLPMSSELPNGWTVRYSACPMYDANMNTIEFGILPDIHVDMTASDMSKGIDTIIQTAIQYIEQQ is encoded by the coding sequence ATGATATCAACCAATAAAATCACATATGCCCGCTCGTGCATCAGAGCGTTGAAAGGAATAGCCGTAACGGTAATGGCAATCTCTTTTTCGGCATGCCAGATGACAGTGAGCACGCCTAAAGACATTTATGATTATACTACGAATTTCAATGCTTTATGGAATATCATGGATCAACACTACTGTTTTTTCACCACAAAACATATCAACTGGGATTCCATCGGCACTGTGTACCGCCACCGGCTTGAGACAATGGACACTTTGAATGATGTTACCTTCTTCAACCTTTGTGGCAATATGTTGAACGAACTTAAAGACGGACACGTCAACCTGACTGCTCCATTCAATATGTCCCGTTATTGGGCATGGTTTCAGGACTATCCGGCTAATTTTAATTCCAATATCATTTTCAGCAACCGCTACTTGGGAAGCAATTATCGTATTGCCGGAGGATTCGACTATAACGTAATCCCTAATACCAGGGTAGGATATATCTATTATCCCGATTTTACAGATAGCTTTTCCAATGCCAATCTATCTTATATCATTGCCTCCCTCTCCAAATGCGACGGATTAATCATTGATGTACGCGATAATAGCGGTGGCACACTTACGTATGCTGAAGCCATCGCCTCCCGCTTTACAACAAAGACCATGAAATATGGATATATAAGTCATAAAACAGGGCCGGGACATGACGACTTTTCTACTCCTGAAGCCGAATATATTACACCCTATGCAACAACCTCCGTCATTGACAACTGGGTAACTAAACCGGTTGTGGTGCTCACAAATCGGTTATGTTATAGCGCTACCAACGAGTTCGTATCCATGATGAAAGAGCTACCAAACGTAACCATCATTGGCGATCAAACAGGCGGTGGAGGCGGATTGCCAATGAGTAGTGAATTACCTAACGGATGGACAGTGCGTTATTCTGCTTGTCCAATGTACGATGCGAACATGAACACCATCGAATTCGGTATTTTGCCCGATATCCATGTCGACATGACGGCTTCGGATATGTCAAAAGGCATCGACACAATTATTCAGACAGCTATTCAATATATTGAACAACAATAA
- a CDS encoding aminoacyl-histidine dipeptidase: MTPSREIEKLEPHSVWQNFHSLTQVPRPSGKRDDITNFLVDFGKTLHLETFVDDAGNVIIRKPATAGMENCKGVILQAHMDMVPQKNAATKHDFEKDPIDAFIDGDWVRANQTTLGADNGIGLASIMSVLQANNLKHGPIEALFTADEETGMYGAIGLKNGTLQGEILLNLDSEEEGELYVGCAGGIDATVTFTHELDPIYEGDVAYKISLTGLRGGHSGLEINLGRGNANKLLFRLLKKTVAICDARLASFEGGNLRNAIPREAFAIVTIPEERHTDFLQLVAQTEALLKAEYALVDPGLSITAEETQMPEGLLPEMIQDDLINGVTACHNGVLRNIPEMPEVVEASSNLAIVKTDATSVAINILIRSSVESTKEEICSMVESTFLLAGASVEFSGGYPGWQPRFDSPILHTMKDVYQKLYNAEPEVKVIHAGLECGIIGAAVPGLDMISFGPTISHPHSPDEKVEIASVQKFWDYLVSALEKTPIK, from the coding sequence ATGACACCTTCACGTGAAATAGAAAAATTAGAACCTCATTCCGTATGGCAAAACTTTCATTCCCTGACTCAGGTTCCCCGTCCGTCAGGCAAGCGGGATGACATCACCAACTTTCTGGTTGACTTTGGGAAAACCCTGCACCTCGAAACATTTGTTGACGATGCCGGTAATGTGATCATTCGTAAACCTGCAACTGCAGGAATGGAAAATTGTAAGGGAGTGATTTTGCAGGCTCATATGGATATGGTTCCTCAAAAGAATGCCGCCACTAAGCATGACTTCGAAAAAGATCCGATCGATGCCTTTATCGACGGCGACTGGGTGCGAGCCAATCAAACAACCTTAGGTGCCGATAATGGTATCGGATTGGCATCCATTATGTCTGTTTTACAAGCGAATAACTTAAAACATGGCCCTATTGAAGCCTTGTTTACTGCTGACGAAGAGACCGGGATGTATGGCGCGATAGGATTAAAAAACGGAACATTACAGGGAGAAATCCTACTCAATCTGGATTCGGAAGAAGAAGGAGAATTATATGTCGGTTGTGCGGGTGGTATTGATGCGACCGTTACTTTCACCCACGAATTGGATCCTATTTACGAAGGAGACGTCGCATATAAAATTAGTCTCACAGGCTTAAGAGGCGGCCATTCAGGATTGGAAATTAATTTAGGACGTGGCAACGCAAACAAGTTATTATTCCGGTTATTGAAAAAAACCGTAGCAATATGTGACGCACGTCTTGCATCATTCGAAGGAGGAAACCTGCGGAATGCTATTCCGCGGGAAGCCTTTGCCATCGTGACTATTCCTGAAGAAAGACACACCGACTTTCTGCAATTAGTAGCGCAAACAGAAGCCTTGCTAAAAGCTGAATATGCCCTTGTTGATCCGGGACTCTCCATAACAGCTGAAGAAACTCAAATGCCGGAAGGTCTTTTGCCCGAAATGATTCAGGACGACTTGATCAATGGCGTCACAGCTTGCCACAACGGAGTCTTACGCAATATCCCGGAAATGCCCGAAGTCGTTGAAGCCTCATCCAATCTGGCTATAGTAAAGACTGATGCAACTTCCGTTGCTATCAATATTCTCATTCGTAGTTCCGTAGAATCAACGAAGGAAGAAATTTGTTCCATGGTTGAAAGTACTTTCCTGTTGGCTGGCGCTAGTGTAGAATTCTCAGGAGGGTATCCAGGCTGGCAGCCACGCTTCGATTCCCCGATTTTGCATACGATGAAAGATGTTTATCAAAAGCTTTACAATGCCGAACCAGAGGTGAAGGTTATTCATGCAGGTTTGGAATGTGGCATTATCGGCGCTGCCGTTCCGGGATTAGATATGATTTCCTTTGGGCCAACTATCAGCCATCCTCATTCCCCGGACGAAAAAGTAGAAATTGCTTCCGTTCAGAAGTTCTGGGATTATCTCGTTAGCGCCCTCGAAAAAACACCTATCAAATAA
- a CDS encoding WbqC family protein encodes MEFCSDIYVAVAYLAPLHYYARMLNCNRVVIEQHENYIKQTYRNRCMILSANGAMPLSIPVDKAMPGKCPIRDIRLSDHNPWQILHWRSIEAAYNSSPFFEYYRDAIEPYFQKKWDFLFDFDIALQEAILSCLDMNPDITFTDSFQKDVAPDVLDLRYSLEPTTEPFQADQNYKEISYYQVFDKKFGFIPNLSIIDLLFNMGPESLLILEQMLTAH; translated from the coding sequence ATGGAATTTTGTTCCGATATTTATGTAGCGGTTGCCTATCTGGCACCGCTACATTATTATGCAAGAATGCTTAACTGCAATCGGGTGGTCATTGAGCAGCATGAAAATTACATCAAACAAACGTATCGCAACCGTTGTATGATTTTATCCGCCAACGGAGCTATGCCTCTGTCTATTCCTGTCGACAAAGCAATGCCGGGGAAATGCCCTATCAGGGATATCCGATTATCAGACCACAATCCGTGGCAAATATTGCATTGGCGCTCTATTGAAGCAGCTTATAATTCTTCTCCTTTCTTTGAATATTATCGAGACGCTATAGAGCCCTATTTCCAGAAAAAATGGGACTTCCTGTTCGATTTTGATATTGCTCTTCAAGAGGCTATCTTATCTTGCCTTGATATGAATCCTGATATAACTTTCACGGACTCTTTTCAAAAAGACGTTGCTCCTGATGTGCTCGATCTCCGTTATTCGTTAGAACCTACAACAGAGCCTTTTCAGGCAGATCAAAACTACAAAGAGATATCTTATTATCAGGTATTTGATAAAAAATTTGGATTCATTCCCAATCTCAGTATCATCGATTTGTTATTCAACATGGGTCCCGAATCCCTACTCATCCTTGAACAGATGTTGACTGCCCACTAA
- a CDS encoding V-type ATP synthase subunit K, translated as MEPIMFAYIGIAFLVGLSSIGSAYGTSIAGNAVIGALKKNPDIFGKAMVLTALPGSQGLLGFLGYFLMSPFLVPHITIFQGIAICFTGIAVGLVELLSSIRQGQVCANGASAMGNGHEVFNNTLILAVFPELYSIIAVAAAFLVSLSLGTPAM; from the coding sequence ATGGAACCTATTATGTTTGCTTACATTGGAATTGCTTTTTTGGTTGGATTGTCAAGCATCGGGAGTGCTTATGGCACTTCAATCGCCGGTAATGCGGTGATCGGTGCCTTAAAGAAGAATCCGGATATTTTTGGGAAAGCAATGGTACTTACAGCCTTGCCGGGTTCGCAAGGGTTGTTGGGATTCTTGGGATATTTCTTGATGAGTCCGTTTCTTGTTCCTCACATTACCATTTTTCAAGGTATTGCTATTTGTTTCACAGGCATTGCTGTTGGTTTGGTAGAGTTGCTGTCTTCAATCCGTCAAGGGCAGGTTTGTGCAAATGGTGCAAGCGCAATGGGTAATGGACACGAAGTATTTAACAATACATTGATTCTGGCTGTATTCCCGGAATTATATTCAATTATTGCAGTTGCTGCAGCTTTCTTGGTAAGCCTTTCATTAGGGACGCCTGCTATGTAA
- a CDS encoding V-type ATP synthase subunit I: MIVEMEKYTFLVYHKEYTAFLEKLREIGVVHVAHKPGGVPDDEALRTNLQLVARLKSVLKILEKRIVENQQFEKAEAADGMQVLEKVEGYLQEQEKLSQQRLVLEKEIERMTPWGSFSWERIHQLEDQGLEIRFYGCVSSKFQEEWKTQYHALEVASVNSMLYFITITAGESFELDADLLRLSPKNVVQLQEELSLLKEDYQKIDQSVTDCVKFIESIKATQHKVFESVDMRRVELNTTAEADNSVMILQGYAPTEDSGILKEKMKEDGIFYLAEKPLKEDHHVPVKLKNSKFIKPFEFIGSLYELPNYHKTDLTPYFGPFYAFFFGFCFADAAYGMLLAGVGIYFYSRVRKEMQQVMRLLIYLGVSAFVMGIVTGNFGGIELYDIKTASHWYKAVENLMLTPVKLFYASLIVGAIQVIFGQFVRAISRMKTDGFSHTISTWGWLIVVLGSVGILGLQKGGMISPEQAKIPYYIVFGIGGVCIFILNHPGHNILINIGEGLWDTYEKATGWLGDVLSYIRLFAISVAGAVLAIVFNSLATTMSGSTPVVSQLAMILILLFGHSINIFMAILSSFVHPLRLTFVEFYKNAGFVGGGKSYKPFARYKEEFKLL, encoded by the coding sequence ATGATAGTAGAAATGGAAAAATACACCTTTTTGGTGTACCACAAGGAATACACTGCTTTTCTCGAAAAATTACGGGAAATAGGTGTAGTGCATGTTGCACATAAGCCGGGTGGAGTTCCTGATGACGAAGCTTTACGAACAAATCTGCAACTGGTAGCAAGGCTTAAATCCGTACTGAAGATATTGGAAAAACGGATTGTTGAAAATCAACAATTTGAAAAAGCGGAAGCAGCTGACGGAATGCAAGTGCTCGAAAAGGTGGAAGGATACTTACAAGAGCAAGAGAAATTGAGTCAGCAACGTTTAGTCCTTGAAAAGGAAATTGAACGTATGACGCCTTGGGGAAGTTTCAGTTGGGAACGGATTCATCAACTTGAAGATCAGGGACTTGAGATCCGTTTTTATGGCTGCGTCTCGAGTAAATTTCAGGAAGAATGGAAGACTCAGTATCATGCACTTGAAGTGGCTTCGGTTAATTCAATGCTTTATTTTATCACCATCACTGCAGGCGAATCCTTCGAATTGGATGCTGATTTATTAAGGCTAAGTCCTAAAAATGTGGTTCAACTACAGGAAGAGTTGAGCTTACTTAAGGAAGATTATCAGAAAATTGACCAAAGTGTTACCGATTGCGTGAAGTTTATCGAATCGATCAAAGCAACGCAACATAAAGTTTTTGAGTCTGTTGATATGCGTCGTGTAGAATTGAATACTACGGCTGAAGCAGATAATTCGGTGATGATTTTGCAAGGATATGCTCCTACTGAAGATAGTGGCATATTGAAAGAAAAAATGAAAGAAGATGGTATTTTTTATTTGGCGGAGAAACCACTTAAAGAAGACCATCATGTGCCTGTAAAACTTAAAAACAGCAAGTTTATCAAACCTTTTGAATTTATCGGAAGTTTGTATGAATTACCGAATTATCATAAAACTGATTTGACTCCATATTTTGGTCCGTTTTATGCATTTTTCTTTGGGTTCTGTTTTGCTGATGCTGCTTACGGAATGTTGCTGGCCGGAGTGGGAATTTATTTCTACAGCCGTGTCAGAAAAGAGATGCAGCAAGTGATGAGGTTGCTTATTTATCTTGGAGTTTCCGCGTTTGTGATGGGGATTGTGACCGGTAATTTTGGAGGAATTGAATTATATGATATCAAAACAGCTTCACATTGGTATAAAGCGGTTGAGAATTTAATGTTGACCCCTGTGAAATTGTTCTATGCTTCCTTGATTGTCGGAGCTATTCAGGTCATTTTCGGCCAGTTTGTCAGGGCTATCAGCCGGATGAAGACAGATGGGTTTTCTCATACAATTTCTACCTGGGGTTGGCTGATTGTCGTCTTAGGTTCAGTAGGTATTTTAGGATTACAAAAAGGTGGAATGATTAGTCCCGAACAAGCTAAAATCCCTTATTACATTGTATTTGGGATAGGAGGCGTTTGCATCTTTATTTTGAATCATCCGGGGCATAACATTTTGATTAATATTGGCGAAGGCCTTTGGGATACTTATGAAAAAGCAACCGGTTGGCTAGGTGATGTGCTTTCCTATATCCGTTTGTTTGCTATCAGTGTGGCAGGTGCTGTGTTAGCCATTGTATTCAATAGTTTGGCGACGACAATGAGCGGAAGCACGCCTGTTGTAAGTCAGCTTGCGATGATCCTTATTTTGTTGTTTGGACACAGTATTAATATTTTTATGGCAATCCTGTCTTCGTTTGTCCATCCTTTACGTTTAACGTTTGTCGAGTTTTATAAGAATGCCGGTTTTGTTGGCGGAGGGAAAAGTTACAAACCTTTTGCCCGGTACAAAGAAGAATTCAAACTACTTTAA
- a CDS encoding V-type ATP synthase subunit D has protein sequence MAITFQYNKTSLQNLEKQLKVRVRALPTIKNKESALRSEVKRAKDDLNRLTAKFESSMRAYDQMIALWGEFDATLLKVEDVKMTVKKIAGVRVPVFDTVEFSVKPFSIFSSPIWFADGLTQLKELAQMGIEQEFMAQKLMLLERARKKTTQKVNLFEKVQIPGYDDAIRKIKRFMEDEENLSKSAQKIVKSRQAAEASK, from the coding sequence ATGGCAATAACATTTCAATATAATAAGACATCGTTACAAAATCTCGAAAAGCAATTGAAAGTGCGTGTTCGGGCTTTGCCAACCATCAAAAATAAGGAGAGCGCATTACGTTCTGAAGTTAAACGTGCCAAGGACGACCTGAATCGCTTGACTGCAAAGTTTGAAAGTAGCATGAGAGCTTATGATCAGATGATAGCATTATGGGGAGAATTTGATGCGACTTTGCTTAAAGTGGAAGATGTAAAAATGACAGTGAAAAAAATAGCCGGTGTGCGTGTCCCTGTTTTTGATACAGTGGAATTTTCTGTCAAACCGTTTAGCATCTTTTCTTCTCCAATATGGTTTGCTGATGGGCTTACTCAGTTGAAGGAACTGGCACAAATGGGTATTGAACAAGAATTTATGGCTCAGAAACTGATGTTGTTGGAAAGAGCCCGCAAGAAAACAACCCAGAAAGTTAACTTGTTTGAGAAGGTACAGATTCCCGGATATGATGATGCAATACGAAAAATCAAGCGTTTCATGGAAGATGAGGAAAACTTGTCGAAGTCGGCGCAAAAGATTGTAAAGTCGCGTCAAGCAGCTGAGGCATCGAAGTGA
- a CDS encoding V-type ATP synthase subunit B, with product MATKAFQKIYTKITQVTKATCTLKAAGVGNEELATVNGKLAQVVKIMGDEITLQVFEGTEGIPTNAEVIFLGKAPTLKVSEQLAGRFFNAFGEPIDGGPEIEGEDREIGGPSVNPVRRLQPSELIATGIAGIDLNNSLVSGQKIPFFADPDQPFNQVMANVALRAKADKIILGGMGLTNDDYLYFKNVFNNAGVLDRIVSFVNTTENPPVERLLIPDMVLTAAEYFAVDHNQKVLVLLTDMTLYADALSIVSNRMDQIPSKDSMPGSLYSDLAKIYEKAVQFPAGGSITIIAVTTLSGGDITNAVPDNTGYITEGQLFLRRDSDIGKVIVDPFRSLSRLKQLVIGKKTREDHPQVMNAAVRLYADAANAKTKLENGFDLTNYDERALSFAKDYSETILAIDVNIGTEEMLNETWKLFSRYFRVEEVNIKQEFVGKYWNQ from the coding sequence ATGGCTACAAAAGCATTTCAAAAGATATACACAAAGATCACGCAGGTCACAAAGGCAACATGTACGTTGAAAGCTGCCGGAGTTGGGAACGAAGAACTTGCTACCGTTAATGGCAAGTTGGCACAGGTTGTAAAAATTATGGGGGATGAGATTACTTTACAGGTTTTTGAAGGGACAGAAGGAATACCAACCAATGCAGAAGTAATCTTTTTAGGGAAGGCTCCAACTTTGAAGGTAAGTGAGCAACTTGCAGGGCGATTTTTCAACGCTTTCGGTGAACCTATTGATGGTGGCCCCGAAATTGAAGGTGAAGACCGTGAAATCGGTGGACCTTCTGTAAATCCTGTTCGCCGGTTACAACCTTCCGAACTTATTGCAACAGGGATTGCTGGGATTGATCTTAATAACTCATTGGTATCCGGGCAGAAAATACCATTTTTTGCCGATCCTGACCAGCCATTTAATCAGGTAATGGCGAATGTAGCTTTGCGTGCAAAAGCTGATAAGATTATTCTGGGGGGTATGGGTTTGACCAATGATGATTATTTGTACTTCAAAAACGTATTTAATAATGCCGGTGTACTTGACCGGATTGTCAGTTTTGTAAATACTACGGAAAATCCACCTGTGGAACGTTTGTTGATTCCTGATATGGTGTTGACTGCTGCTGAATATTTTGCTGTTGATCACAATCAAAAAGTATTGGTATTGTTGACGGATATGACGCTGTATGCTGATGCTCTTTCGATTGTATCGAACCGTATGGATCAGATTCCGTCCAAGGACTCCATGCCGGGTTCACTTTATTCGGATCTTGCAAAAATCTACGAAAAAGCTGTGCAATTCCCTGCCGGCGGTTCAATTACCATTATTGCCGTTACAACTCTTTCAGGCGGTGATATTACGAATGCCGTACCGGATAACACAGGATATATCACTGAAGGACAGTTATTCCTGCGTCGTGATTCTGATATCGGGAAGGTTATTGTTGATCCATTCCGTTCATTATCACGTTTGAAACAATTGGTAATCGGGAAGAAAACCCGCGAAGACCATCCGCAGGTAATGAATGCAGCTGTTCGTTTGTATGCTGATGCTGCTAATGCAAAAACAAAGCTTGAAAATGGTTTTGATTTGACAAACTATGACGAACGAGCATTATCTTTTGCAAAGGATTACTCTGAAACCATCTTAGCGATCGATGTTAATATTGGAACAGAGGAAATGTTGAATGAAACATGGAAACTGTTTTCACGCTATTTCAGGGTTGAAGAAGTAAATATTAAACAAGAATTTGTTGGTAAATATTGGAATCAATAA